A part of Streptomyces sp. DSM 40750 genomic DNA contains:
- a CDS encoding sulfotransferase family protein: MRDPRMSAIGKGLRRRGRLIAEAVSPPRKPLNAVPAPRGETTEEQAPPYVAPRAARLVDAPVFVLSSVRSGSTLLRVILNSHSQIRAPHEMHLRTVHVHLSRDFTADAMKALELDKCELEHVLWDRILHHELTRSGKQVIVDKTPPNTLIWPRLHRCWPNARYILLLRHPGAVVQSLTSRRTDPDHEAIRAEVLSYSEKLEEARQNLPVHVITYEELTAEPEKVTRGICDHLGVEWEPGMLDYGTKDHGTFRPQLGDWSNTIKSGRIQPAREADPTAELPPRLKELAQAWGYQA, from the coding sequence GTGCGAGATCCGCGCATGTCCGCGATCGGCAAGGGGCTGCGGCGCCGCGGCAGACTGATCGCCGAAGCGGTGAGCCCGCCCCGCAAGCCGCTCAACGCCGTCCCCGCGCCCCGTGGCGAGACGACCGAGGAGCAGGCGCCGCCGTACGTGGCCCCGCGCGCCGCGCGACTGGTGGACGCGCCGGTGTTCGTCCTCTCCTCGGTGCGCTCCGGCTCGACGCTGCTGCGGGTCATCCTCAACAGCCACAGCCAGATCCGCGCCCCGCACGAGATGCATCTGCGGACCGTCCACGTCCATCTCTCCCGGGACTTCACCGCTGACGCCATGAAGGCGCTCGAACTCGACAAGTGTGAGCTGGAGCACGTCCTGTGGGACCGCATCCTCCACCATGAGCTGACCCGCAGCGGCAAGCAGGTCATCGTCGACAAGACCCCGCCGAACACCCTCATCTGGCCGCGGCTGCACCGATGTTGGCCGAACGCCCGCTACATCCTGCTGCTCCGTCACCCCGGCGCGGTCGTCCAGTCCCTCACGAGCCGCCGCACGGACCCGGACCACGAGGCGATCCGGGCCGAAGTCCTCTCCTACAGCGAGAAGCTGGAAGAGGCCCGCCAGAACCTCCCCGTCCACGTGATCACGTACGAGGAGCTCACCGCCGAGCCCGAGAAGGTCACCCGGGGCATCTGCGACCACCTGGGCGTGGAGTGGGAGCCCGGCATGCTCGACTACGGCACCAAGGACCACGGCACCTTCCGCCCCCAGCTCGGCGACTGGTCCAACACCATCAAGTCCGGCCGCATCCAGCCGGCCCGCGAGGCGGACCCGACAGCGGAACTGCCTCCCCGCCTGAAGGAGCTGGCCCAGGCGTGGGGGTACCAGGCTTAG